A stretch of DNA from Globicephala melas chromosome 19, mGloMel1.2, whole genome shotgun sequence:
GTGTAACTGACTAACAATTAGAATTGGAATCCATAAAGTACTCTGACACattaacagtaataaaaaaaggCATACAACCATtgaaaaaatggtcaaaggataTGCGCAAGCaacccacagaaaacaaactattaaAGACCAATAAACTCACAGAAAGATGTTCTCTCCTTAGTAATCAGAGAGTTGCAAGTTAGAACAGTGTGATACTATCCTTTCAGGAAATGACTAATATTTACTCATCAAccaggtctctgctcagatgtcCCTTTCTCTAAGAAGCTCTATCCTTGCCCTCGGGCTGGATTAGGtgttccctgccccacccccctcccGGGCCCTCTGGGGTCTCCTAGCCAGCCCTGTCCACTCTGGATGTCACTGTTTGGGAAAGGGTTTGTCTCTCCCAATGCGTTGTGAGCTCCAGAAGGGCGGAGCGGGGCTATCGTTATCTGGGGCAATGTATGTGGAATAAGAGAATGAGtgaatggggaaactgaggctaagtcaatgacagagctggaattcaaacccaagtctgtaCTGAGAGAAGGAACCTAGTTTGATTACCCGCCATCCCTTCTCCACTAAGCCCTGCCCAGAGCCCAGGCACACAAGAGGAGCTCAATAAGAGCACTGAAATCAAactgctcggcaacgggagacgCTGAGGGGCAGAGGCGGACAGCTCTCTCGAAACCCAAACCTCCGCAGTCCTCCAGAACCATAGAGAGCTGCGCGAGGAACCGCCTCTCTCGATGCTCTACGCCTTTGGGGAACGTCAGGAGCGGGCTGGAGGGCTAGAGAGGCCGGAAGTGCGACCAGCCTGGGGCTACGCTGGCCGCGCCGGCGGTGGGACGCCTCGATCTCTCTCCTGTCTTTCTTTCGCGGCCAGGGGGCGAGGAGGTGAGTTCTCGGGACGCTGAGACCGCGGGGCTGGGTTGAGAGGGGCGTGGGGTTGAGACCGCCGGTGGCGATTGGCAGATGCAGAAGCCAATCAATCGTTACAATGTCTGAGAGTTTGAGAAGGTGGAGCGAGGGAAGGTTTGAGCGGGGGAAATGCATCCTGGTGCGAGCCTTGGGGGCGGGGTGGACGGAGGGTTGGGGACAGTGGTCTGGCCTGGCAAACGGAAGGCGGGGAACAGTGAAGGCGGGGAGAATAGAAAGGTGGGACCCTGAAGGGTGTGGCGAAAGGAAAGTGTGTCCCGGTAAGGGGCGGGGCGAGCCGCAGGTGGAGGCTCGATGGGGCGGGGCCTTATAGAACCTGGGGCCCTGGATGTCTGGACCTGGACGCGATGGAGCCCCTGGAATTTTTTTGGGGGTACGGCTGTGTCTGGGGGTTCCTTCTGGGGACTGTCGATGCTTCGCTCGCGCCCGACGCCACGGCTTTATTTTCAGGCCCCCAGAAGGACCTTGCGATGGACGAAGAGAGAGTGGAGAAGCCCGCTGGCCCACCCACAAGGAAGAAATTCCTCATTCCAGTGGACGAGGATGAGGTCCCTCCTCCCGGGGTAGGACTAGGAGATGGGGGGACTGCTGGGAGGCTTGGGGGGTGGTTGGGAGGAAGGGGGACAGGAAGGGGCCTGTGGGACCACAGGGTGGGTTAGGAAATGTTGGGGCCTGGGTCACTTTGAGAAGACAGTCTTTTTGCCTTCTGCAAGTATCAGTTTCctgtaaaaagtaaaatgtcATGGTTAGGAGGGCTAAGGCAGCGGCTGCAAACTGGCAGTCAGGAAGTAGTCCTGAGATACGTTTTACGTGGCCAGAACCCTGGTTCTGCAAGGAGTGAATTTATTGCTGATAGTTGAGAATTTGGAAGGTTTggcaattttaaagaaatctgcACTTTTGACATCTTTTGGTAAATAAAGCATCTGGCAACACAGAGATCTCAATCGTACAGGAACACAATTGCCTGGTGATAAGTAGTGGCTGCCACCTGTGtgctaggaagaaaaagaaagtaggcTAAGGATAGAGGGTGTGGTGGGGGAGAAGAGCTACCTTAGGTAGAACAGTCAAGGGAGGGCCTCTTGGAGGAGATGATGCCTTTGCCAAAATGTGAAAGAAGTGAGTGAGCGAGCTATGCAACATCAGGGGGgaagggaacagccagtgcaaaggccctgaggtcagaGAGAATCTGATAAGTTTTAGGGCGGCAGGAAGGCCAGCGGGGCTGGGGTAGAGAAAGCCAGGGGAAGACGTAGAAGGTGAGGTCCTTGAGGCAAGGGTGCAGGGGCAGATCTTTACGAGGCTTGAGGACTGAAGTGAcagctttggcttttactctgagtagGAACCACCTAAGGGCTCTGAGCAGAAGAGGAACATGATATGACTCAGTGTGGGGAGCAGACTGTGGGAGGTAAGGGCAGAGGCAGGTAACTGGTGCGGAGGTGACTGCAGTGGCCCAAGGGAGAGAAGATGGTGGTTGGGACCAGGGTAGAGGccgaggaggtggggagaagtggcTAGATTCAGATTTTGTATGCCctctcacccctctccccacaggcCAAGCCCTTATTCAAATCCACACGGAGCCTGCCCACTGTGGAGACCTCCCCACAGCCGGCTCCTCAGACCTACGCCGAGTACGCCATCTCAGGACCTCCAGGAGGGCCTGGAGCCACACGCCCCATAGGGCCAGAACCCCTGGCAGGAGAGACCCCCAACCAGGCCCCCAAACCAGGAGCAAAATCCAACAGCATCATTGTGAGCCCCCGGCAggtgaggagggggctggagaAGTGGGACTTTGGGGTTTCTGGTGGGAAACGTGGTTATAGGGAGGGCTTTCTAGTGGACAAGGAAGGAGTTCTGAGTTCTAGCCATTATGCTCTCAACAGcaccattcatccattcaactaGCGTGTGTGGGTTGAATATGCCccgtgtcttagtctgttcaggcttcTGAACACCGaacgtttatttctcacagttctggaggctggcagatTAGGTGTCTAGTGAGGAcccgcttcctggttcatagacagccatcttctcactgtgtcctcacagcgtaggaaagggtgagggagctctctggggtctcttttataagagtgctagtcccattcatgagggctgcaccttcatgacctaatcacctcccttcacctcctaatatcatcacattggggggGTAGtatttcaacctatgaattttggggagacacagacattcagtccatagcaccccAACTCTTACGGTTGGGGGCATGATGTTGTTCCTGAAGCTACATTTCCTGTTCCCAGGTTTGTCCATTTATTCAAAAACAGTTGAACACAGGCCCAAGTTTGAATCCCACTCTGCCACACAGTAGCTGTGTCATCTTGGGCATCATCTTGGGtgacttaacccctctgagcctttAAAATGGGGGTTCACCCACTTACAATCCATAAATATCTTCAGAGGTTACCTGGTGCAGTTCTAAGCTCTGGAGATTGCAGATAAAGTCTCTGCCATTGACGGGGCTGGCATTCTGGAAGGAGAGAGCAGCAGTGTACAGAGATAATAATGGGACTCAAGAACATGAAATATGCTCAAAATTTTTAgccatcagggaaacgcaaaccaaaaccacaatgagataccacgtCATACCCTAGAATCAAAAGGATAGACAATAACAAGGGTGGGGAGAGTGTTGGAGGAGTTGgagccctcatacactgctggtggggatgtaaaatggtgcagtcgcTTTGGAAAACCGCCTGGCAGTTCCTCAGAcatttaaacatagagttatcctATGACCGTGCAGTTCCACCTCTAGGTATatatgcaagagaaatgaaaatacggTCAACCTTCTGCAACCATGGATACAAAACCCGCAGAcacggagggccaactgtactacGTCATCTGTGGATTTTGATATTCAGGGGGTCCTGggaccaatcccctgtggatactgagggaccaCTGTCTTACGTCCACACAAAATCTAGTACACACatgttcacaacagcattattcacaatagccaaaaagtggaaacaacccaaatgtctagcAAATGATGACTAGttgttttcacttagcataatgctctcaaggttcacccatgttgtagcacgaattagtacttcattcctttttgttgctaaatagtattccattgcatggacaTGCCactttgtttgtccattcatccatcgatgggcGTTCGGGTTGTTCATATCTCTCAATTATTATgaaaatgctgctgtgaacatttgtgtactgCTGTTAACACGTGTttccagttctcttgggtatttatCTAGGAGTGGATTTGCTGGGTCGCATGGTAACTGTATGTGTAACTTTCTCAGGTACCCCCAACTGTCTTCTAAaaggctgcatcattttacattcccaccagcagtggatgAAGGTTCCATTCTCACCATATCGTCACCACTTGTCATTGTCTTTTGGATTTCagtcattctaatgggtgtgaagtggacaaaatacttctttaaaaattaaaattgggataaacaacaaagtcctactgtatagcacagaaaattatatacaatatcctatgataaaccatgatggaaaagaatatttaaaaatgtatatatatatgtataactgaatcactttgctgtacagcagagattaacatgacattgtaaatcaactgtgcttcaatttaaaaaaaaaaaaaaaattggatttcgCCCCTCCCTTGCCCAAAGCCCTTCCatggctcccagtggctcaggTTCAGATGGCCCAGAGCCTGTGGGACTTGGGAGCCCTGCAGACCCTTCCCACCCCAGCTGCTCTGACCACTCCACAGTCCACCCCGAGAGCAGATACCACACCCTTATTAGAGCTGAATTCCACCTCACTTGGTAATTACATGTTCGTCCCTGAGATGCTTTTGTttaatgtctgtgtcccccacgAGGGCAGGGATCTATGTCCTCTTGGTCAcggctgtatccccagcacttagacacacagtaggcactcag
This window harbors:
- the ERCC1 gene encoding DNA excision repair protein ERCC-1 isoform X5, giving the protein MLYAFGERQERAGGLERPEVRPAWGYAGRAGGGTPRSLSCLSFAARGRGGPQKDLAMDEERVEKPAGPPTRKKFLIPVDEDEVPPPGAKPLFKSTRSLPTVETSPQPAPQTYAEYAISGPPGGPGATRPIGPEPLAGETPNQAPKPGAKSNSIIVSPRQRGNPVLRFVRNVPWEFGDVLPDYVLGQSTCALFLSLRYHSLHPDYIHGRLQSLGKSFALRVLLVQVDVKDPQQALKELAKMCILADCTLILAWRAQAPDVQAQRPRLTGPAAPRHVGSSWTGV